CCAGGGTGATCTCGGTTCGCTGACCAGCTCCGAGCGCGACAGTCGCAACAGCCAGCTGGCGGCACGTCGTGCCAACATCGAATTCGAGGCATACTTGAAAGAGATGCGGGACAGCGCGAATGTGAACACATTCGAGGGCAACCTCGAGCAGTAATGAAAAGGGCGCCTTCGGGCGCCCTTTTTTGTATCCTCTACAAGCAGATTAATTGCCAACATCGACCCCTACTCCGACCAAGTGGAGCCCTGACATGCGCAAGCTTGCACTGCACTGGCAGATTCTCATTGCAATCATCCTGGCAGCATTTGCCGGCTGGCTGACCGGAGCCGAGGGCCAGGTCTTCGGCATTACCTTCGTCAGCCTGTTCGACTTCATCGGTACGTTGTTCATCAATGCCTTGAAGATGCTTATCGTGCCATTGATCGCGTCCAGCATGATTTCCGGCATGGCGGGTATCGGGCAAGGTGGTGGTCTCGGTCGCCTGGGCAGCAAGACATTCGGTTTCTATGTCATTACCACCATGGCGGCCATCATGATCGGCCTATTCCTGGTGAACGCATTCCAGCCGGGTATAGACGAAAACGCCCCGGTTGCCGAGCAGCTCGCTCTGGAAGCGGGCAAGACCGAGGTGAGCGAGAACCTGAAATCCGGCGGTGGCGCCGGTGACATCGTGCAGATCTTCGTCCGCATGATCCCGACGAACATCGTCGACTCGGCGTCTTCGAATGGTGCGATTCTCAGCGTGATCTTTTTCTCGCTGCTGTTCGGCTACTTCATGACCAAGATCGACGATGAGTATGCGGAACCGCAATATCGGTTCTGGCAGGGTCTTTTCCAGATCATGATGAAGATCACCGAACTGATCATGAAGTTCGCTCCGATCGGTGTGTTTGGCCTGGTGGCGGAAACAGTTGCAACGACCGGCTTTGCCTCTGCCGGTCCCTTGCTGGCATTTTCACTGGTCGTGCTTGGAGCCTTGCTGTTCCATGCCCTGGTCACGTTGCCGTTGATGTTGAAGTTCATTGCCGGAGTCAGCCCGCTGGCCATGTACCAGGCCATGGCGCCGGCCTTGTTGACGGCCTTCTCCACGGCATCTTCTTCGGCGACGCTGCCGGTGACCATGGATTGTGTTGAAAAGAACGCCGGCGTTTCCAATCGCACCTCGAGCTTCGTGCTTCCCCTTGGTGCCACGGTGAACATGAATGGCACGGCGCTGTACGAATGCGTGGCAGTGATCTTCCTCGCGCAGGCTTATGGCGCAAGCCTCGGCTTCGACACCCAGTTCATCATTGTCGTGACGGCCTTGCTGACATCCATTGGCGTGGCGGGCATCCCGTCGGCTTCGCTCGTGGCCATTGTGGTCATTCTCAACACGGTCGGCCTTCCGGCCGAGGCGGTGGGCGTGCTGTTCGTGTTTGACCGGATTCTCGACATGGCTCGGACAGCGATCAACGTGTTCGGCGATTCGGTGTGTGCCGTGATTGTCGCCAAGCTCGAAGGAGAGGAAGGCGTGTTTGCGGAACCGAAGCCAGCGACCTGACCAATGTTCTCCTCCCAAAAAAAAGCCCCGCCGAAGCGGGGCTTTTTCGTGCCTGCAACAACCGGACTCAGTCGTCGTCCAGTGCCATGCCAATGTTGTGGAAGCCGTTGTCGACATAGATGATGTCGCCGGTGATGCCGGAGGCAAGGTCGGAGCAGAGGAAAGCGGCAACGTTGCCAACTTCTTCCTGGCTGACGTTGCGACGCATCGGGGCGACCTTGGCGACGTGGTCCAGCATCTTGCGCATGCCGGCGATGCCGGCAGCGGCCAGCGTCTTGATCGGACCGGCCGAGATGCCGTTGACACGGATGCCTTCCGGGCCGAGATCCTGGGCCAGGAAGCGGACGTTGGCCTCGAGACTGGCCTTGGCCAGGCCCATGACGTTGTAGCTCGGTACGGCCTGCACCGCTCCGAGGTAGCTCAGGGTCAGGAATGCGCCCTGGCGGTCCTTCATCATCGGGTACATGGCCTGGGCCAGTGCCGCGAAGCTGTAGGAACTGATGTCATGGGCGATATTGAAGCCCTCGCGATTCACCACGTCGATGTAGCGGCCGTCCAGCTGGTCGCGGGGTGCAAAGCCGATGGAATGCACCACGATGTCGACGCTGTCCCAGTGCTTGCCCAGCAGGCCGGGCAGGGCCTTGATGTCGTCATCACTGGCCACATCCAGCGGCAGCACGATGTCGGAGCCGAATTCTTCGGCAAAGCCCTCGACGCGACCCTTCAGCTTGTCACCGAGGTAGGTGAATGCCAGTTCGGCACCTTCGCGTTTCATGGCCGTCGCGATGCCGTAAGCGATCGAGCGATTGCTGGCCAGGCCGGTAATCAGTGCACGTTTGCCTTCAAGAAACCCCATAGTCTTTTCCTTCGTTTTTCTGTCGTGGACAGTCCGGTCAGGTGGACTGCTTGGTAACGTCGACCCGCAGCCGCAGGCGTTGGCCGGGTTGCAGGTAATTGCTCATGTTCAGGTCGTTCCAGCGGGCGATATCGCCGACACTGACGCCGAAACGTGAGGCGATCTTCGCCAGCGAGTCGCCGCGTCGCACCGTATAGGTCACGGTCCGCATGCGCGCATCGGATGACAGGCCGCCCGTTGGCAGGGTCGGCGGATTGTCGGTCCACACTGCCAGGACCTGGCCGGCACGCAGCGGATCACCTGGTGCCATGTTGTTCCAGCCGGCGAGCTCGCGGATACCGACATTATAGCGGCGTGAAATGCTCCAGAACGACTCGCCGCTGATCACTTCATGCTTGACCTTGACCCCTTCGCGCGCACGATTCTGCTTGGCCGAGACGCGATTCTGCTCCGCCAGGGAATACTGGTCGAGGCTGCGGCTGGCAACGGGCACCATGAGGTAGTCGCCGACGCGAATGAGGTGACCGCGGATGCTGTTCACATCCTTGAGCAGCGTGACGGTGGTCTTGTAATGGTTGGCAATGGCGCCAAGGCTCTCCCCGGAGCGCACCATGTGGCGTCGCCACTCGACGGTCTTGCGCTCGCCGAGTTCGGCCAGGTTGGCTTCGAAGCGCTCGGCATTCTCCAGCGGTAGCAGCAGCTGGTGCGGCCCGTCAGGATCGGTTGCCCATCGATTGAAGCCGGGATTGAGCAGGTAGACCTCTTCGACACTCAGTCCCGCCAGCTCGGCAGCCAGCGCCAGGTCGATCTGCTGGTGGGTATCCACTGCCGCCAGGAAGGGCTCGTCCGCAATGCTCTGCAGGGTAATGCCGTACTGTTCCGGTGTGGCGACCAGTTTTTTCAGTGCCAGAAGCTTGGGCACGTAAGCCTCGGTTTCGCGTGGCAGTCGCAGGCTGAAGAAGTCGATCGGCTTGCCGGCCCGCTGGTTGCGGCGAACGGCTCGGCCGACATTGCCCTCGCCGGAGTTGTAGGCCGCCAGCGCCAGCATCCAGTCGCCATCAAACAGCTTGTGCAGGTATTCGAGATAGTCGAGCGCAGCGCGGGTCGCTTCCTTGACGTCGCGGCGGCCGTCATACCACCAGTTCTGCTTCAGGCCGAAGCGCTTGCCGGTGCCTGGAATGAACTGCCAGAGACCTGCTGCCCGACCATGGGAATAGGCAAAGGGATCGAAGGCACTTTCGACAACTGGCAGCAGTGCAATCTCCATCGGCATGCCACGGCGCTCGATTTCCTCGACAATCATGTGCATGTAAGGCGTGGCACGGGTGGCGACGCGGTCGAGATAGTCCTGGTGGCGGGCATACCAGTTGAATTGCGCATCAATGCGGCGGCTTTCCACCTCTTCCAGGGCATAGCCGGCACGAATCCGGTCCCAGAGGTCGATTTCGCGAACGGGCATGACCGGCTCGGTCGGCCCGGTTTCTGCGGCCACCCAGTCTTCGAGGCGCTCGATGTCGGGTCCGGCGGGGACCACGACTTCGGCAGTATCCACTCCCGGTTGCTCCGCCATGGGCGCGCAGCCCAGCAGGGAACTCGCAAGGAGTGCAATGAACAGACGACCGGGCAGGCGCAAGTCGGGACGCATTGTTGGTTTTCTCCGCTTAAAAAACGTCTTTCCAGCGGCGCAGCGCCGCGAACACGCGCACCTTATCATCCAGGCTTTCTCCGGACCAGATTTCAGCCTGCTGGCGCACTGCCGGACTGCTGCAGCGCAGGAAGGGATTCAGGTCGTTTTCGGTCGCGATGGTCGACGGCAGGGAGGGCAGCTCGTCAGCCCGCAGGGCTTCGATGCGCTGCCTGAAGCCTGCATGACCCGGATTGTCCGGTTCGGCTGCCTCGGCAAAGACCAGGTTGGCCAGGGTGTATTCATGGCCCGCATACACCCGGGTTTCGCCCGGCAATGCGGCCAGCCGTTCCAGGGACGCGAGCATCTGTTCGGCGGTGCCCTCGAACAGCCGGCCGCAGCCAATACTGAACAACATGTCGCCACAGAACAGGGCGCCGTGGCCAAGGAACGCCGTATGACCAAGCGTATGGCCCGGGATGTGCAGTGCCTCGAAGGCCAGGCCCAGCTCGCCCAGCTCGACGCGCTGACCGTCTGCCCGCGGCTCCGTCACCACGGCCTGGGCCTCGGCGGACGGGCCGAATACGGGCACCTGCCAGTCGCTCGCCAGTGCTCGTACACCGCCCGTATGGTCCGGGTGATGGTGGGTTACCAGGATGGCGGCCAGTTGCTTGCCGGTCGCCTCCAGCCGCGCCTGGGCGGGCCCTGGCTCGCCGGGATCCACCAGCACGACCTGGTCCGGTCGGGCAGGGGCCTCGATCATCCAGATGTAGTTGTCCTTCAGTGCCGGGATGGCTTCGATATTCAGCATGTCTTGGCTCGGTGGGTATGTGGGGACCAGTATACGGCTGCGGCCGGGGGATTCGAGGTGGTAGAGTGGTGCAGAGTTGAAGGAGCTTTCCATGCCGCGATTCCTGCACGATTCACGCGCCTTGCCGGCTGGTACTGCCCCGTGGTTTGCCACGGCGCTGGGTCAGGCGTGGTTGCAGCAGGAACAGGAGATCGCGGCGGACATGCTGGAGCGGGTCTTTGGCTATGACGCTGTTTCCCTTGATGCCGGCTGGCCGGGGCAGCTCCTGCTGGCGCCAGCGGCAACCCACCGCCGTACCAGTCTCGGGCCTGGCCTGGCGGCCGATATTCGCCATAACCTGGATCGGGCCCTGCCGTACTCGGAAGCGTCCATAGACGCCGTCCTGCTGCCCCATACCCTGGAATTTGTCGACTCGCCGCACGGCTTGTTGCGCGAAGCTGATCGCGTGCTGGTCGGTGAGGGGCACTTGCTGGTCTTCGGTTTCAATCCCTACAGCAGCTGGCGCCTGCTGGCGCCGCACCGCCGCCATGGCTTCCCGGCTCGCCCGGCCTGGCTCAGCGAGGCCCGACTCAGGGACTGGCTGGGGCTGCTGGGCTTCGAGGTGCTGGCCTGCAAGCGATTCTTCCGCCGCCTGCCCGTCAATCGTGCAGGCTGGCTGGAGCGCAGTCGCTGGCTGGAGAAGACCGGTCCATTGGTTCCGGCCTGCGGTTATGCCTTGCTGGCGCGCAAGCATACCCATGGCATGACGCCGCTGGGCTTGTCGCGGGCCCGGCTTGGCATGGGCCTCGGACCTGGCCAGGAGCCCGCCCGCTCGGCCCGGACGGCATCGAATGTGGTTCATTTCCAGCCACGGTCGATTTCGGATGGCAGCGAGAGCAGGTAAGATGCAGCGAAAGCACGATCCAGATCTGGCAACAATCACACCGGGACAGCAATGAGTCGAGTGACGATCTACACGGATGGCGCCTGCCGGGGCAACCCGGGACCAGGCGGCTGGGGTGTATTCATGAGCTGGGAAGGTACGGAACGCACCATCAAGGGCGGCGAACCGGAGACCACCAACAACCGCATGGAACTGACTGCCGCCATCGAGGCGCTGGAAGCGCTGAAGCGGCCTTGCGTGGTCGACCTTTACACGGACTCCGAATATCTCAGGAAGGGCATCACCGAGTGGCTGCCCGGCTGGAAACGCAATGGTTGGCGCACGGCGGCGAAAAAGCCCGTCAAGAACGCCGAACTCTGGCAGGCGCTGGAAGCCGCTGTGGGCGATCACGCCGTCAATTGGCACTGGGTCAAGGGCCATAGCGGCGACCCTGGTAACGAACGGGCGGATGCGTTGGCCAACGAGGCCATTGATGCCCTGTTGTCGGACAGCTGAGGACGTTTGATGCGCCAGGTCGTACTCGATACTGAAACCACCGGCCTCGATCCGAAGGACGGTCACCGGATCATCGAAATCGGTTGCGTCGAGCTGGTCGGCCGGCGCCTGACCGGCAACGACTTCCACCAGTACCTGCAACCGGACCGGGAGGTCGAGCAGGGCGCCATCGACGTGCATGGCATCACCAACGAATTTCTCGCCGACAAGCCGCGATTTGCGGATGTGGTTGACGATTTCCTGAAATACATCGATGGCGCCGAACTGGTCATCCACAACGCGCCGTTCGACGTGGGTTTCATGGATGCCGAGTTCGGCCGGATCGATGGCAAGCCGATGACGCGAGATGTCTGCACGGTGCTGGACACCCTGGTAATGGCGCGCAAGATGCACCCGGGCCAGCGAGCCAGCCTGGATGCGCTCTGCAAGCGTTACGATATCGACAATTCGCAGCGCGATTACCACGGCGCCTTGCTCGATGCGCAGATCCTGGCGGAAGTCTACCTTGCCATGACCGGTGGCCAGGCGGCCCTGTCGCTGGACCAGCAAGGTGGCCGCGAGCAGGGAGCGTCGCGCTCGGACCGGCAGCGCATCGATCGTGATGGCCTGGTGCTGGCCACGCCCGACCCGACGGCCGAGGAGCTGGCCGCCCACCAGCGCCTGCTGGAATCGCTGCGCGAGGGCGGCACGAGTTGCGTCTGGGACAAGTACGCTGACGAGTAGTCGCTGGCGCGAGCAGCAATGAAAAAGCCGCCGGTTTCCCGGCGGCTTTCTTGTATCTGCAGCGTGGCTGCGTTGCTCAGGCTGTCACGATATCCGCCAGCAGGACGCCCAGCAGGATGATGATGATCCACAGCGCCATGCTGCCGGTCGGCCAGCTCGAGGCGAGGTGGTAGCGGGCCATCCAGGTGTCCCTGAAGCCGTTGCGCGTGGCATATACCGGCGCGCGGACAGCCGACAGCAGCATCGCGCCCGCCTGGCGAGTAGCGGCATGGGTACCGCGGCCAATGGCGGGCAGCAGCTTGCGATAGGACCAGTCCGTATCGAGCACCACGGAACGCAGTTCCGGCGGGTACAGGCCCTGCTTGTTCAGCCATACGAAGGCCAGTGCGGAGAAGAACAGGATCTGCAACTGCGTCAACGTGTGGGTCAGGTCATACGGCCAGTAGTCGACTTCCCATGGCAGCAGTGAATACAGCGTCTGCGGATAGGAGCCGATGAAGATGCAAAGTACCGCGGCCATCGTCATTGCCACCAGCATGTTCACTGGCGCTTCCTTCACGCGCAGGCCGGAATCGTGGTGGAAGAAGGCGAAGTAGGGAATCTTGATGCCTGCGTGATGGAACACACCCGCCGAAGCGAACAGCAACATCAGCCACAGCACGTCGTAGCCTTCCTTGACCATGGCGGTGACGATCATCGACTTCGACACGAAACCGCTGAACAGCGGGAAGGCCGAGATCGATGCAGCACCGACGATGCACAGCATGGCGGTCTTCGGCATGGTCTTGTAGAGGCCGCCAAGGTCCGAGCCATTGACGTGCTTCACGCGATGCAGCACGGCACCCATGGTCATGAACAGCAGGCCCTTGAAGATCACGTCGTTGAAGGCATGCGAAACGGCGCCGTTCAGCGCCAGTGCCGTGCCCAGGCCGACACCGCAGACCATGAAACCGATCTGGTTGATCATGGAATAAGCCAGCACGCGCCGGAGATCGTTTTCGATCACGGCAAAGAAGATCGGGAAGCAGGTCATGGCGGCGCCGATGTAGACCAGCAGTTCCGTGCCCGGGAAACCGCGTGCCAGGGCGTAGACGGCTACCTTGGTGGTAAAGGCCGACAGGAACACCGCACCGGTCGGCGTCGCTTCCGGGTAGGCATCGGTCAGCCAGGTATGCAGGAACGGGAAAGCACACTTGATACCGAAGGCGAAAAAGATCAGCCAGCCGGCAATGCCTGCTTCCAGGCCGATGTAATCGAAGTCCAGCGAACCGGTCTGCTGGAAAAGCACCAGCGCACCCGCCAGCAGCAGGACACCGGAGGTGACCTGGAAGATCAGGTAGCGGATGCCCGAGCGATTGGCACGATTCGTGCGACGCGCGAATATCAGGAAGGCCGACGTCAGCGCCAGCATTTCCCAGAACAGGAACAGCGTGATCAGGTCGCCAGCGAACACCGCGCCCAGCGCGCTGCCTGCGTAAAGCAGGCCGGCCACGTGCTGCACCGTGTCCTTCACGTGCAGCGAGTAGATCACGGCGATCAGGCCGGCAATATGGAACAGGTAGCCAAACAGCAGGCTGAGACGGTCTGTTTCCAGGATGACCAGCTCGTAGTTCAGGAGCTCGTAGGTCTCGACCATGCCCGGCTCGTAACCGAACCACAGGCGCAGGCCACCGAGGATCGGTGCCGCCAGCATGATGGCGGCGCGCAGGTAACCACGCGTCACCAGCGCCAGCAGTGCTGCGACGTAGAACAGCATGAAGGGTTGCAGGCTACTCATCAGCATCGTAGTAATCTTCCTTTCGCATCAGGACCTTGCGCATTTCCTTGGCGACCAGCACCAGCAGCACACAGGCAACGAAACCGTAAATCGCATAGAACGCCGGGATCTTTTCCAGCGCCTGGTAGATATGCCGATGCACGGCGAAATCGACCAGGAACAAAGCGATGCAGCAGGCGTAGAAGCCCTTGAGCAGGCGATCCACGTTCTTCGGATTGTCGAACAGGTACTGCTTTTCCTGTTCGCCTGGCTTGTGTTCGGACATGGTCAGTTGCCTCTCGCGAAGTCAGCGGCGAGTTCCAGGAACAGGTCGGGCTGGAAGAACAGCCAGACACAGGCCAGCGACGTGATGCCCATGGCGATCAGTATCGTCTTCGGCGCTTCCTTGATCTCGGTGTATTCGCTGCCATCGGCCGGCCTGGCAAAGAATGCCTGGACCGGGATCGACAGCAGGTAGTAGATGTTCAACAGCGAACTGATCAGCAGGGTTGCCAGCAGCAGCCAGGCGCCGGCTTCCACCGTGCCGAGGCCCAGGAACCACTTCGACCAGGTGCCACCCATCGGTGGCAGGCCGATGATGCTGACACTGCCGATGAAGAATGCGGCAAAGGTGAACGGCATGGCGCGGCCAAGACCTTTCATGTCGCTGATCTCGGTCTTGTGCGCGGCGACCAGCACCGCACCCGCGGCAAAGAACAGCGTGATCTTGCCGAACGCGTGCATGGTGATGTGCAGCGCGCCGCCGAGCAGGCCCATCTCGTTCGCCAGCAACGCACCCAGCACGATGTAGCTGAGCTGGCTGACCGTGGAGTAGGCCAGCCGCGCCTTGAGGTTGTCCTTGGTGATCGCGATCAGCGAGGCCAGCAGGATGGTTGCCGCCGGGAACCAGATCAGCCATTCGGCTGCTGCCGACGACAGGATGAAGTCGGTGCCGAAAATGTAGACCACGACCTTCAGTACGGTGAACACACCGGCCTTCACGACTGCCACGGCATGCAGCAGGGCCGATACCGGTGTCGGTGCCACCATGGCTGATGGCAGCCAGCGGTGGAAAGGCATGACGGCTGCCTTGCCGATACCGAACACGAACAGCGCCAGCAGG
This DNA window, taken from Gammaproteobacteria bacterium, encodes the following:
- a CDS encoding methyltransferase domain-containing protein translates to MPRFLHDSRALPAGTAPWFATALGQAWLQQEQEIAADMLERVFGYDAVSLDAGWPGQLLLAPAATHRRTSLGPGLAADIRHNLDRALPYSEASIDAVLLPHTLEFVDSPHGLLREADRVLVGEGHLLVFGFNPYSSWRLLAPHRRHGFPARPAWLSEARLRDWLGLLGFEVLACKRFFRRLPVNRAGWLERSRWLEKTGPLVPACGYALLARKHTHGMTPLGLSRARLGMGLGPGQEPARSARTASNVVHFQPRSISDGSESR
- the gloB gene encoding hydroxyacylglutathione hydrolase, which translates into the protein MLNIEAIPALKDNYIWMIEAPARPDQVVLVDPGEPGPAQARLEATGKQLAAILVTHHHPDHTGGVRALASDWQVPVFGPSAEAQAVVTEPRADGQRVELGELGLAFEALHIPGHTLGHTAFLGHGALFCGDMLFSIGCGRLFEGTAEQMLASLERLAALPGETRVYAGHEYTLANLVFAEAAEPDNPGHAGFRQRIEALRADELPSLPSTIATENDLNPFLRCSSPAVRQQAEIWSGESLDDKVRVFAALRRWKDVF
- the rnhA gene encoding ribonuclease HI, whose translation is MSRVTIYTDGACRGNPGPGGWGVFMSWEGTERTIKGGEPETTNNRMELTAAIEALEALKRPCVVDLYTDSEYLRKGITEWLPGWKRNGWRTAAKKPVKNAELWQALEAAVGDHAVNWHWVKGHSGDPGNERADALANEAIDALLSDS
- a CDS encoding dicarboxylate/amino acid:cation symporter encodes the protein MRKLALHWQILIAIILAAFAGWLTGAEGQVFGITFVSLFDFIGTLFINALKMLIVPLIASSMISGMAGIGQGGGLGRLGSKTFGFYVITTMAAIMIGLFLVNAFQPGIDENAPVAEQLALEAGKTEVSENLKSGGGAGDIVQIFVRMIPTNIVDSASSNGAILSVIFFSLLFGYFMTKIDDEYAEPQYRFWQGLFQIMMKITELIMKFAPIGVFGLVAETVATTGFASAGPLLAFSLVVLGALLFHALVTLPLMLKFIAGVSPLAMYQAMAPALLTAFSTASSSATLPVTMDCVEKNAGVSNRTSSFVLPLGATVNMNGTALYECVAVIFLAQAYGASLGFDTQFIIVVTALLTSIGVAGIPSASLVAIVVILNTVGLPAEAVGVLFVFDRILDMARTAINVFGDSVCAVIVAKLEGEEGVFAEPKPAT
- a CDS encoding Na(+)/H(+) antiporter subunit D; protein product: MLMSSLQPFMLFYVAALLALVTRGYLRAAIMLAAPILGGLRLWFGYEPGMVETYELLNYELVILETDRLSLLFGYLFHIAGLIAVIYSLHVKDTVQHVAGLLYAGSALGAVFAGDLITLFLFWEMLALTSAFLIFARRTNRANRSGIRYLIFQVTSGVLLLAGALVLFQQTGSLDFDYIGLEAGIAGWLIFFAFGIKCAFPFLHTWLTDAYPEATPTGAVFLSAFTTKVAVYALARGFPGTELLVYIGAAMTCFPIFFAVIENDLRRVLAYSMINQIGFMVCGVGLGTALALNGAVSHAFNDVIFKGLLFMTMGAVLHRVKHVNGSDLGGLYKTMPKTAMLCIVGAASISAFPLFSGFVSKSMIVTAMVKEGYDVLWLMLLFASAGVFHHAGIKIPYFAFFHHDSGLRVKEAPVNMLVAMTMAAVLCIFIGSYPQTLYSLLPWEVDYWPYDLTHTLTQLQILFFSALAFVWLNKQGLYPPELRSVVLDTDWSYRKLLPAIGRGTHAATRQAGAMLLSAVRAPVYATRNGFRDTWMARYHLASSWPTGSMALWIIIILLGVLLADIVTA
- the dnaQ gene encoding DNA polymerase III subunit epsilon, which gives rise to MRQVVLDTETTGLDPKDGHRIIEIGCVELVGRRLTGNDFHQYLQPDREVEQGAIDVHGITNEFLADKPRFADVVDDFLKYIDGAELVIHNAPFDVGFMDAEFGRIDGKPMTRDVCTVLDTLVMARKMHPGQRASLDALCKRYDIDNSQRDYHGALLDAQILAEVYLAMTGGQAALSLDQQGGREQGASRSDRQRIDRDGLVLATPDPTAEELAAHQRLLESLREGGTSCVWDKYADE
- a CDS encoding enoyl-ACP reductase, whose product is MGFLEGKRALITGLASNRSIAYGIATAMKREGAELAFTYLGDKLKGRVEGFAEEFGSDIVLPLDVASDDDIKALPGLLGKHWDSVDIVVHSIGFAPRDQLDGRYIDVVNREGFNIAHDISSYSFAALAQAMYPMMKDRQGAFLTLSYLGAVQAVPSYNVMGLAKASLEANVRFLAQDLGPEGIRVNGISAGPIKTLAAAGIAGMRKMLDHVAKVAPMRRNVSQEEVGNVAAFLCSDLASGITGDIIYVDNGFHNIGMALDDD
- a CDS encoding LysM peptidoglycan-binding domain-containing protein, with amino-acid sequence MRPDLRLPGRLFIALLASSLLGCAPMAEQPGVDTAEVVVPAGPDIERLEDWVAAETGPTEPVMPVREIDLWDRIRAGYALEEVESRRIDAQFNWYARHQDYLDRVATRATPYMHMIVEEIERRGMPMEIALLPVVESAFDPFAYSHGRAAGLWQFIPGTGKRFGLKQNWWYDGRRDVKEATRAALDYLEYLHKLFDGDWMLALAAYNSGEGNVGRAVRRNQRAGKPIDFFSLRLPRETEAYVPKLLALKKLVATPEQYGITLQSIADEPFLAAVDTHQQIDLALAAELAGLSVEEVYLLNPGFNRWATDPDGPHQLLLPLENAERFEANLAELGERKTVEWRRHMVRSGESLGAIANHYKTTVTLLKDVNSIRGHLIRVGDYLMVPVASRSLDQYSLAEQNRVSAKQNRAREGVKVKHEVISGESFWSISRRYNVGIRELAGWNNMAPGDPLRAGQVLAVWTDNPPTLPTGGLSSDARMRTVTYTVRRGDSLAKIASRFGVSVGDIARWNDLNMSNYLQPGQRLRLRVDVTKQST
- a CDS encoding proton-conducting transporter membrane subunit, with the protein product AFSIHAALRAGDTGRVVLAEPLPGLPVAFSVEPLGMLFALIASTLWIVTTIYAIGYMRGHHEGNQTRFYAAFAAAIGSALAIAFADNLFTLFLFYEILTVSTYPLVAHAGTEKARKGARIYLGILLGTSIGLQLLAIIATYLFAGTLDFRDGGILAGNIDPAWVGVLLALFVFGIGKAAVMPFHRWLPSAMVAPTPVSALLHAVAVVKAGVFTVLKVVVYIFGTDFILSSAAAEWLIWFPAATILLASLIAITKDNLKARLAYSTVSQLSYIVLGALLANEMGLLGGALHITMHAFGKITLFFAAGAVLVAAHKTEISDMKGLGRAMPFTFAAFFIGSVSIIGLPPMGGTWSKWFLGLGTVEAGAWLLLATLLISSLLNIYYLLSIPVQAFFARPADGSEYTEIKEAPKTILIAMGITSLACVWLFFQPDLFLELAADFARGN